The Echeneis naucrates chromosome 10, fEcheNa1.1, whole genome shotgun sequence genome has a window encoding:
- the LOC115049819 gene encoding uncharacterized protein LOC115049819 isoform X1 — protein sequence MIGRLAGWFLLTALHVIEATDSPQQISLTVLDLGDNLTLTCPVNGNEVGLVYWYKQSLLYVIQTIASGTFDKAKCIGQFDNPRFEITPGETLQSLRIRNVSKEDEAIYFCQAGSLYGLQIYNGTILAVNDHQSLQKNVYVEQSPKTASVQLGDPATLRCSFLYKNERNKVPCPAERSVYWFRAGAGGFHPGVIYPQRSDEEEERSCVYSLSKTILNSSDAGIYYCAVVTCGEILFGGGTTVETRQTVGLSHVVLGILLLCCLIVIVALILARKRKLVCDHCRGEMNVSHPADRNRSAEDQSHHMEGDSDSTVYYAALDFSRNTKRSTAGHHRAVHTKPCD from the exons ATGATTGGTCGACTGGCAGGTTGGTTTCTTCTAACTGCATTGC ATGTGATTGAAGCTACAGACAGTCCTCAGCAGATTTCTTTGACTGTGCTTGACCTTGGAGATAATTTGACTCTGACATGTCCAGTTAATGGGAACGAGGTTGGGTTGGTGTACTGGTATAAGCAAAGTTTGTTGTATGTGATTCAGACCATTGCTTCAGGCACTTTTGATAAAGCAAAATGTATAGGACAATTTGACAACCCAAGATTTGAAATCACACCAGGGGAGACTCTTCAGTCTCTTAGGATAAGAAATGTTAGCAAAGAAGATGAAGCAATATACTTCTGTCAAGCAGGATCGTTATATGGACTGCAAATCTATAATGGCACAATTTTAGCTGTGAATG ATCATCAAAGTCTACAGAAAAATGTCTATGTGGAACAAAGTCCAAAGACAGCGTCAGTCCAGCTGGGAGACCCGGCGACTCTCCGCTGTTCATTTCTCTAcaagaatgaaagaaacaaagtgcCGTGTCCAGCTGAACGCAGCGTCTACTGGTTCAGAGCCGGAGCAGGAGGATTTCATCCAGGAGTCATTTACCCTCAAAGAagtgatgaagaagaggaaaggagcTGCGTCTACAGTTTGTCTAAAACTATACTGAACTCCTCTGATGCCGGGATTTACTACTGTGCTGTGGTCACATGTGGAGAGATCCTGTTTGGTGGAGGAACTACAGTGGAGACAA GGCAAACGGTGGGTCTCTCTCACGTTGTTTTGGGGatactgctgctctgctgtctcaTCGTGATTGTCGCTCTCATTCTTGCCAGAAAGCGGAAGCTTGTTTGCGACCATTGCAGAG GAGAAATGAATGTCTCTCATCCTGCAGACCGCAACAGATCAGCTGAAGATCAGTCACATCACATG GAAGGTGACAGTGACTCAACGGTGTACTATGCAGCGCTGGATTTCTcaagaaatacaaaaagatCGACTGCAGGGCATCACAGAGCAGTCCACACAAAACCATGCGACTGA
- the LOC115049819 gene encoding uncharacterized protein LOC115049819 isoform X2, whose translation MIGRLADVIEATDSPQQISLTVLDLGDNLTLTCPVNGNEVGLVYWYKQSLLYVIQTIASGTFDKAKCIGQFDNPRFEITPGETLQSLRIRNVSKEDEAIYFCQAGSLYGLQIYNGTILAVNDHQSLQKNVYVEQSPKTASVQLGDPATLRCSFLYKNERNKVPCPAERSVYWFRAGAGGFHPGVIYPQRSDEEEERSCVYSLSKTILNSSDAGIYYCAVVTCGEILFGGGTTVETRQTVGLSHVVLGILLLCCLIVIVALILARKRKLVCDHCRGEMNVSHPADRNRSAEDQSHHMEGDSDSTVYYAALDFSRNTKRSTAGHHRAVHTKPCD comes from the exons ATGATTGGTCGACTGGCAG ATGTGATTGAAGCTACAGACAGTCCTCAGCAGATTTCTTTGACTGTGCTTGACCTTGGAGATAATTTGACTCTGACATGTCCAGTTAATGGGAACGAGGTTGGGTTGGTGTACTGGTATAAGCAAAGTTTGTTGTATGTGATTCAGACCATTGCTTCAGGCACTTTTGATAAAGCAAAATGTATAGGACAATTTGACAACCCAAGATTTGAAATCACACCAGGGGAGACTCTTCAGTCTCTTAGGATAAGAAATGTTAGCAAAGAAGATGAAGCAATATACTTCTGTCAAGCAGGATCGTTATATGGACTGCAAATCTATAATGGCACAATTTTAGCTGTGAATG ATCATCAAAGTCTACAGAAAAATGTCTATGTGGAACAAAGTCCAAAGACAGCGTCAGTCCAGCTGGGAGACCCGGCGACTCTCCGCTGTTCATTTCTCTAcaagaatgaaagaaacaaagtgcCGTGTCCAGCTGAACGCAGCGTCTACTGGTTCAGAGCCGGAGCAGGAGGATTTCATCCAGGAGTCATTTACCCTCAAAGAagtgatgaagaagaggaaaggagcTGCGTCTACAGTTTGTCTAAAACTATACTGAACTCCTCTGATGCCGGGATTTACTACTGTGCTGTGGTCACATGTGGAGAGATCCTGTTTGGTGGAGGAACTACAGTGGAGACAA GGCAAACGGTGGGTCTCTCTCACGTTGTTTTGGGGatactgctgctctgctgtctcaTCGTGATTGTCGCTCTCATTCTTGCCAGAAAGCGGAAGCTTGTTTGCGACCATTGCAGAG GAGAAATGAATGTCTCTCATCCTGCAGACCGCAACAGATCAGCTGAAGATCAGTCACATCACATG GAAGGTGACAGTGACTCAACGGTGTACTATGCAGCGCTGGATTTCTcaagaaatacaaaaagatCGACTGCAGGGCATCACAGAGCAGTCCACACAAAACCATGCGACTGA